A window of Conger conger chromosome 13, fConCon1.1, whole genome shotgun sequence contains these coding sequences:
- the LOC133107238 gene encoding tripartite motif-containing protein 3-like, whose amino-acid sequence MSLTMAKHETSNSSPVVRQIDKQFLVCSICLDHYHNPKVLPCLHTFCERCLQNYIPPQSLTLSCPVCRQTSILPEKGVAALQNNFFITNLMEVLQRGPECTRPEACSVLESVSAAAAGTPLCCPNHEGKVMEFYCESCETAMCLECTEGEHREHVTVPLRDVLEQHKAALKNQLDAIRGRLPQLTAAIELVNEISKQLTERKNEAVSEITCTFEELERALHLRKSALITDLESICSAKQKVLQAQLASLLQGKEHIQSSCSFTEQALDHGSATEVLLVQKQMSERVGALARHEFPEQPHENGHLDCLVETEGLRRSIQNLGVLLSTGAVGHTSVATGEGLRHALVGQHTSVTVTTKDKAGELVRTGNAALRAEISGPDGARAEAEVVDNKNGTYEVGYTLRAEGEFSFALLLYGQPVRGSPFRLRAVKPSDVPQSPDDVKRRVKSPSGGGGHVRQKAVRRPSSMYSTSRKKENPMEDELIYRVGSRGREKGEFTNLQGISASSTGRIVVADSNNQCIQVFSNDGLFKLRFGVRGRSPGQLQRPTGVTVDMNGDIIVADYDNRWVSIFTSDGKFKNKIGAGRLMGPKGVAVDKNGHIITVDNKACCVFIFQSNGKLVTKFGARGTSERQFAEKSGANIALEQKLSKSGPAFSPHFVAVNNKNEIVVTDFHNHSVKVYSADGEFLFKFGSHGEGNGQFNAPTGVAVDANGNIIVADWGNSRIQVFDSSGSFLSYINTTADPLYGPQGLALTSDGHVAVADSGNHCFKVYRYLQ is encoded by the exons ATGTCTCTCACCATGGCCAAGCACGAGACCAGCAACAGCAGCCCCGTCGTGCGGCAGATCGACAAGCAGTTCCTGGTGTGCAGCATCTGCCTGGATCACTACCACAACCCCAAAGTCCTGCCCTGCCTGCACACCTTCTGCGAAAG GTGCCTACAGAACTACATCCCCCCTCAGTCCCTGACGCTGTCCTGCCCCGTGTGCCGCCAGACCTCCATCCTGCCGGAGAAGGGCGTGGCCGCCCTGCAGAACAACTTCTTCATCACCAACCTGATGGAGGTGCTCCAGCGGGGCCCGGAGTGCACCCGTCCCGAGGCCTGCAGCGTGCTGGAGTCCGTCAGCGCGGCCGCCGCCGGGACGCCCCTCTGCTGTCCGAACCACGAGGGCAAG gtgatGGAGTTCTACTGCGAGTCGTGTGAGACGGCCATGTGCCTGGAGTGCACAGAGGGAGAACACCGGGAACACGTGACCGTCCCCCTGCGGGACGTCCTGGAGCAGCACAAAGCCGCGCTCAAGAACCAGCTGGATGCCATCCGCGGCAG ACTCCCCCAGCTGACGGCGGCCATCGAGCTGGTGAACGAGATCTCCAAGCAGCTGACGGAGCGCAAGAACGAGGCGGTGAGCGAGATCACCTGCACCTTCGAGGAGCTGGAGCGGGCGCTGCACCTGCGCAAGAgcgccctcatcactgacctgGAGAGCATCTGCAGCGCCAAGCAGAAG GTGCTGCAGGCCCAGCTGGCCTCCCTGCTCCAGGGGAAGGAGCACATCCAGAGCAGCTGCAGCTTCACGGAGCAGGCCCTGGACCACGGCAGCGCCACCGAGGTCCTGCTGGTCCAGAAGCAGATGAGCGAGCGGGTCGGCGCCCTGGCCCGGCACGAGTTCCCCGAGCAGCCGCACGAGAACGGCCACCTGGACTGCCTGGTGGAGACGGAGGGCCTGCGCCGCTCCATCCAAAACCTGGGCGTCCTGCTGAGCACGGGGGCCGTGGGCCACACCAGCGTGGCCACGGGCGAGGGCCTCCGGCACGCCCTGGTGGGCCAGCACACCTCCGTCACCGTGACCACCAAGGACAAGGCCGGGGAGCTGGTGCGGACGGGCAACGCCGCGCTGCGCGCCGAGATCTCCGGGCCCGACGGGGCGCGGGCCGAGGCGGAGGTGGTGGACAACAAGAACGGGACGTACGAGGTGGGCTACACCCTGCGCGCCGAGGGCGAGTTCTCCTTCGCCCTGCTGCTGTACGGGCAGCCCGTGCGCGGCAGCCCCTTCCGCCTGCGCGCCGTCAAGCCCTCCGACGTGCCGCAGTCCCCCGACGACGTCAAGCGCCGGGTGAAGTCGCCCAGCGGCGGCGGCGGCCACGTGCGGCAGAAGGCCGTCCGCCGCCCCTCCAGCATGTACAGCACCAGCAGGAAGAAGGAGAACCCCATGGAGGACGAGCTCATCTACCGAGTCG GCTCGCGCGGGCGGGAGAAGGGCGAGTTCACCAACCTGCAGGGCATTTCTGCCTCCAGCACCGGCAGGATCGTGGTGGCGGACAGCAACAATCAGTGCATCCAG GTCTTCTCCAATGACGGACTGTTTAAACTAAGGtttggggtcagaggtcgtTCACCAGGTCAGCTCCAGCGCCCCACAGGCGTCACCGTGGACATGAACGGTGACATCATCGTGGCCGACTACGACAACAGATGGGTCAGCATCTTTACTTCAGACGGCAAGTTCAAG AATAAAATCGGTGCCGGTCGTCTGATGGGGCCGAAGGGTGTGGCTGTGGACAAGAATGGTCACATTATCACCGTGGACAACAAAGCCTGCTGCGTCTTCATATTCCAGTCCAACGGGAAGCTGGTGACCAAGTTCGGAGCGCGAGGAACATCGGAGCGCCAGTTCGCAG AAAAAAGTGGCGCAAACATCGCACTGGAGCAAAAGCTGAGTAAATCTGGCCCTGCGTTCA GTCCACACTTTGTCGCAGTAAATAACAAGAATGAAATAGTGGTGACAGACTTTCACAACCACTCCGTTAAG GTGTACAGTGCGGACGGAGAGTTCCTGTTCAAATTTGGCTCTCACGGAGAGGGAAACGGTCAGTTCAATGCCCCCACGGGTGTGGCCGTGGACGCCAACGGCAACATCATTGTTGCTGACTGGGGCAATAGCCGAATACAG GTGTTTGACAGCTCTGGGTCCTTCCTGTCCTACATAAACACGACGGCGGACCCCCTGTACGGACCCCAAGGCCTGGCCCTCACCTCGGACGGCCACGTGGCAGTGGCGGACTCTGGGAACCACTGCTTCAAGGTGTACCGCTACCTGCAGTAG